ACGCGAGCGCGGTGGTGCCGTCGGCGTCGATCTCGGCGCACCGGATCGCGACCACCCAGTCGCCGTCGCCGGCCGCGTCGCACCAGCCGACCGCGCCGCCGTAGAAGCGGCGGTCGCCCTCGATCTCGCGGATCGTGTCGAGCGCGCGGTCGGTCGGGGTGCCGCAGACGGCCGGTGTCGGGTGCACCCGGGTCGCGAGGTCGAGCGACCCGAGCGTCGCGTCGCGCAGTTCGCCCCGGATGGGAGTGGCCAGGTGCCACAGCTCGCCGGTCCGGGTCAGCTGCGGCGTCGACGGCACGTCCAGGTCGGTGCACAGCGGCGCCAGGATGTCGCGGATCCACTCGACGACGAACGCGTGCTCGGCGAGGTTCTTCGCCGACGCGAGCAGCTGGTCGCCCTCCGCGCGGTCGGCGTCCGGGTCGGTGTGGCGCGGCGCCGATCCGGCGAGCGGACGACACGTGACGGTCGTGCCGCGTCGGCTGAGCAGGATCTCCGGGCTGGCGCCGACGAGGGTGTGCCCGACGTAGCCGTCGCCGGCGGCGGTCAGGTCGACGGCGAACCCGTTGGCGGCCTCGTGCCGCAGGACCATGCGCGCGGCCAGCGCCTCGGGGGAGATCGGGGCGTCGGCGACCAGTCGCACCGCGCGCGCGGCGACCACCTTGTCGAGCTCGCCGTGCTCGAGGCGGTCGACGAGTCCGCGCACCCGCACGACATGTTCTGCGGTGCTGGGGATCTCGCGCTCGACCCGAACGTGCGGCAGTGCGGTGACCGCGGCCGGGCGCCACGGGCCGGGCGTCCACGACACGGTCTCGGGTGCGGTGAGCGCGGCCGCGGCGGCCGGATCGAACGGCAGCGCGCCGACGATCAGCCCGGTGCGTCCGGCCGCGAGCGCGTCCCTCGCCGCGGTCGCGCTGTCGAATCGATCCCGTGTCCCGGTGGTGCGAAGAGTGCGATCAGGGCGCGAGAGCAGGAAGCCGTCCATGGTGCTGCCGACGATAGTCGGGGCACCGCGGATGGCCGCCTCGAGGTTCGGGCCGCTACTTGCCCGGCGGGACGATCAGCACCGGGCGGTGGCTGTGCCGCAGCACGTGGTCGGCGACGCTGGACTGCAGCAGCGACCGCAGCCCGGTGGTGCCGCGGGTGCCGGTGACGATGATGTCGGCGTTCAACTCGTCCGCGCACTCGACGATGGTCGCCCAGATCGCGGTGGCGGACTCGCAGCACCGGCCCTCGGCGTTGAGCCCCGCGGCCAGGGCCAGGTCCAGGCCCTCGTCGTTGATCGTCTTCGCGTCGGTCAGCGCGATGTCCTCGGACGCCTCGTCGGGAACCCATTCGGGCTGCATCACGCCGGACAGCCCGGACATCCGGGCGGCTTGCCGGACCATCGGTTCCCACGCGGTGGCCACCACCGCGCGATTCGCGGCGAGGAACCGGCCGGC
This genomic stretch from Prescottella soli harbors:
- a CDS encoding isochorismate synthase, whose protein sequence is MDGFLLSRPDRTLRTTGTRDRFDSATAARDALAAGRTGLIVGALPFDPAAAAALTAPETVSWTPGPWRPAAVTALPHVRVEREIPSTAEHVVRVRGLVDRLEHGELDKVVAARAVRLVADAPISPEALAARMVLRHEAANGFAVDLTAAGDGYVGHTLVGASPEILLSRRGTTVTCRPLAGSAPRHTDPDADRAEGDQLLASAKNLAEHAFVVEWIRDILAPLCTDLDVPSTPQLTRTGELWHLATPIRGELRDATLGSLDLATRVHPTPAVCGTPTDRALDTIREIEGDRRFYGGAVGWCDAAGDGDWVVAIRCAEIDADGTTALAWAGGGIVAASDPAAELDETTTKLGTLLGALGVDSPAGAAAGDTLTRISRTHG
- a CDS encoding universal stress protein; translated protein: MPADLMLIAYDGSDNAKRAIEYAGRFLAANRAVVATAWEPMVRQAARMSGLSGVMQPEWVPDEASEDIALTDAKTINDEGLDLALAAGLNAEGRCCESATAIWATIVECADELNADIIVTGTRGTTGLRSLLQSSVADHVLRHSHRPVLIVPPGK